The Hemicordylus capensis ecotype Gifberg chromosome 5, rHemCap1.1.pri, whole genome shotgun sequence nucleotide sequence CTACATGGGTGTGTGCAGGGATCTGAAGTGTTTAGTACTGAAACTTTCTTGAtagattaaaaaaacattaaTGCTCTTAATTTGTGCAGTTCTGCACAAAGGATGCCACTCCTCCAGGGTTGGCCTGGACCCATCTCCAGGAACCTGCATCAATCTCAAGTTGACTCTTGAAAACGCTCCTGGAGATCTCAGTGCCTTATTATTGCAAAAGATATTTGGGGAAATATCCCCAGGACggtgtagctgccccagggtccTTGAGGAGAGGGGGCCTATCGGCTGGGTGACAgcatgctctttgctctcccccaccccttgtgcctttctgaagaagaccggggggggggcgtgggaaGGCAATTTCACTGTCTGTCCCGGGGCCCACTCTGTTCTTGCTACTCCCCTCAGAGGATGTCCTGTGGTGCTGCACAACTCCTGAATCTTTTTCCAGGCGATTAGACCTCACTGGGAACACAATCAGGCCAATTTCCAGATGTTTGTTTGCATAGCTGGGGAGGCCCCTCAGCATGCTGAAACCACTATATGGATGGCCCCATTTCACTGCCAGCCTGGTAGGCACCCATCTCTGATATTAGAACAACAAGTAGGGACTAAtcacaaaatgttgcagtttaTCCTCAGCCCCCAAGAGGACTTTTCCTGTTCAAAGTTCCAACCAGCATGGAACAAGAgacttgtttatttattcatccatgtatataattctcctgggtgtgccttggaatgtgcgtcccagtgcccagctgattggctgaggcgcacccaggaggattagtcgctgcagcagcggcaggcctggccgcagaggccagaggcagtggcgggcccagcaaggcccggtggggggagaaagttgggagggggcagaagtggcggtgggtaggagaggcggctgggcctggaagtggagactggggcagaaggggcagggagaggtaaccgccagccccaaagagcgcacagatgctctgtgcagaatCGGCTAGTTTAataatatttctgtactgcccgaTACAAACAtttctaggcaatgtacaaattaaaacacacacacacacacacaaattaaaacagtataaaaataaaacagttgaAATTCAGGCAACTAATCAAACAAGATCAGAGAAaaacatattaatttttttccaattaaaagcctgagaaaaaaggtatgtcttgagagtcttcccgaaaacaaatagagaaggggatgctcttattttaacagggagcacgttccaaagcccagccacagagaaggcctggccctaatttgccaccaaacaaaccaacgtaaccagacctctccagaggatcttagtaggcagcaaggttcatgacaaaggaggcgctctctgaAATGTTGTAGCACTATTCAAAGCACatgaggtggggggcggggggacagccTGATATATAACACGGTGGCATAGACATTTAGGGGTGGCTGGCAGCAATATATAACACAGCAAGAAAGGGGCATAGAAGGGGGGTGAAGAAAAGGAATATCCTCTTTGTTCTGCCTTCTAAAATTTTCTATAGTGAACTTTCCCCCCTTAAATGAATGGCACCCATTTCCTGCTACCTGGACAGAGAAACCTTGTAAAGTAGTCCTGCTTTATTTATATGTAGCAAGGTGAGCGACTGCCcttttcagcccagcatagcatctctctcagtggctgttgctgaagtCTCCTTGGTGTTTGTAGATAGTTGTGAGCCCCTTTTGGGTCAGCAAACCACCTTACACATGTttgtaatgtaaactgcttttaaaaaacctttttgttgaaaagcagaatatcaaTAATCATCTCCCTGCTTCCATTTTCAAACTTCCAGGATACTTGTAAGCGACTAGGTCAGTTCAGCCTCAGGGATTCTGAATTTCTGGCTGGACATCTACTATAGCCAGCCCtctagctattgttggactacaactaccatcatccccagtggcctatagtcaggtatgatgggagttgtagtctacaggagggctaaagttctgcagccctgactatataggtggcattttggggaaTGCCACcttagagatgcatcaggcagaaattcataatgTGTGCTCTTCGGGCTTAGTTGGACTCTCCTTTTAACACAAGTGTGGTATGTGggaaagtaacctgcctagagagcaggaggctgttggttcaaataccccctggtgtttccccagaatatgggaaactccatATTCTGGACAGCAGaatatattggacagcagcgatataggaaggtgctgaaaggcatcacctcatactgtgagggagatggcaatggtaaaccactcctgtattctaccaaaaaaacccacatggctctgtggttgtcaggatttgacaccgacttgactgcacaatctttccttttatgTTCTAATAACATTTATTTGTATCTTGCTTTCCTTGCTATCTAGAAAGCACATTTTAGAAGCTTAACAGAGGCATAGCCTGTGTGCATAAACAGAATATAGTTATCCCCTTTAAACTATAGGCTGCTGCTTAAtggtttctctctttcttgccaTACTACCTACAAAGTAGGAGAAGTGGGTTTATtggcatgtttttaaaatatataaacagatctcatgccctgtgggatgctggaTGATGTCATAGTTATAGGAACACAGTGTGTACATTCTGTGTGGGGCAGTAGTAGTGGTAAATTTAtctcctccccccatccactaCACTTTTCTTAAACAGGCATTATATTACCTTCATTTTTTAAAGGATCTTTACATTGTTGCCCAACTACATTTTATGAGCATCTTTTTGTTATGCTCACCCACCCTCAAAGTAGTATTTTTCAATTGTTTAATAGTTCACcctttattttgaagcaagtcccTTACACCCTTGTAAATATGCATGCATAGTTGCATGCCTGACCACAAAAACACTGCTTCAAAAGGGATTTGCTAGATGTGTATTCAGCACCCTCTTTCTCAAAGCATTCATCCAAATCCTTCCAAAAAAGCTCGAGTGCAACAAGTAAACCCACACACCATTTAAATGCACCACACTAGCATTTTGGAAGCAGATGACCCTTGAACACCAGAGCCAAGCTTACTGAATAGAGGCTTCACTTCTTCCATATGCTAGCAGCAGGTGGGAGTCCTCTGTGGGATTTCCTTGCTTTTAGAATGTCCTACAGATGTCTGGTCACACTCCTACACATATTTACTCAGCTCCCAAGAAATCAGTGGGTTTTCCTCTTAAGTTCTCCCAAGCTTTgctgagagagaaaagggaaCATTGacacccacattcttgcctaggatctctgttGTTCCCATCTGTGtgattactcaaaagtaaatcccaGTGAAAATCAATGGGCCTCTTATTATTGCAAcatattccaagctttgctgagggacTTTGCTTCCCACTTTCGTGTGAGTAGGGCAGAGAACTACAAGACCATAAGCTGAAAGACTGGCAAGGGTTTTATACCTGTACCAGAGTGCTCACATATTTTCCTTATCAGGcagctatgttcagaaccagaaaATAATATCTGGAACAGTGGTTCTTAACATGGAATATGCCAGATGTTGAtgtacaattcccagcatccccagccacaggatgctgcgagttgtagttcagcaacatctggtggaacccacattaagaaccactgttCTAGAATGTTCCAAGAGTTGCCCCTCCCAAATCTGGTTTCAGAACTATTAGTAGGTAGAACCACTGATCAGCACCCTTAGCTGATTTTACCCTGATGAGATGGACTTCAGAAGCTAACTACTCACAACAGTGGGTGGCTTTTCCAAAAAGCTACACAGGATTATGCCTCAGCATCTACCTGCATTTTAAAACTTATTTCAAGGGACTTAAGACGCGTCTATGATGGCAAAAAGAAAAGGGAGCAGTCATTTTCCAAAGTGTAAGGctcagtttttaaattgcttcatTTCAGCCATTTTACATCTTATCTGTACCAGATTCAGAAGAGTAGTGTCACTGTCTCCTAGCTGATGTCTGAAAACAGTCTAACTGGACCCACCTTTTTCTACTTTCAGGGCTTCCAATGGTAGAATGTTAAAatccatcttaactatactggcactaacAGGCCATTTCCAATTCAAAgctgaccagcatatgtacttaTACCATAGTGAAACATTTAAGCATTATGCCTATGATCTATTTGGGAAAGAGGACCCATTTTCAATGGGTGAAAGTCATAGGAGCCAGCAAGGAATTAGTTGCTTAGTGTTGCTAACTTGTCATGAAGCAGTGGAGAAGATACTACTATATCAATATAACAGGAGGATGAGAGGACGATGAAACATGCACAGCTTGCATGGTTCTCTTCAATTAGACACAACTTCACAAATTTTGCAGAACACTTTATTAATTGTAAATATTCTCATGTTTAGAAATATCTGTAAAATACAACATGGAAAAGGAACCAAAACTAGTAGATTATAGCCCACTCTAGTCTGtgggctcagagtggtttacaacaattttTGCACATGCAATGTTTCTGGGACCAAGGAATACAACTAGTTACAATATAGTTGATAATTGCTATAAAATAAGTGTATAAAATCACACAGCTCATATGACTTGAACCTTAGACTTAATTTCTGGATGATCACCATCTTATACCACTACCACTCCATTACTTGCATATAATCAACTCTCTATTGATCAGTTGATTAACACACTGATTAACACTGGCCTTACAAAgtataaagtatttttaaaaataccagaaTAGACTGTCTTTTTCTGATTCTAACACACCTGCATGCATAATATGCATGTGGGAGCTACCTATGTTTCTATAGGAACCTAACTCTCCCCCTCCTTAATTATTTTTTTGGGAGAGGGGGCAGCAAGTGTGTAACAAACAGAAAGAGATGGTAAATCAAGTTAACAAACGTGTATCAGTCCCTTAAAAAGTGTTTAACATTGTTCTCCACTGTCAGATAGAATAAAAAGTAGTCTCTATGGGTCTAAGAATTCTGTCTTTAAAAATATCAAGTAGTCAAAATGGTTATTTAACACATTTGATACCCTGCTTTTCAGACTACGGATCTCAAGGTAGCTTACAAGTACAACTAAAAGCACTTTAAAATACAACGAAGACAGTACAGAGAAATACAAATTCCAGCTTGGACGGAGTTGCAGGAGCTGAAGACTTCTCAAGACAGTTGGTGCCCGTGTGTTGATCAGAGTTCACCACTTTAGTCACTCGGGATGCGCCTACATGGCCACCGTGCCAAATGAAAGATAATTTCTTGAGGGAAGCGATACCTCACTGTAGTCACAACAGACCCCAGCCAAAACGAGTGGATGCTGTACTGCTCTGGTGGGAGCCCAAGAACCCTCAGGGCAGCAGAAAAGACGGCTAGAAACCGCTCTCTGGTCAGCAGCTCCTTGTTGCCATACATGAAGAGAGGCCCTTCACCTTGGGGCCTTACTGCTAAGTAGTCGTGGAGGGCCTGGACAGGGCAGAGCCATTGATCCCTTGAGAACCTGAGGTGAACAACAGACGTCTCCACTACATTTCGGAGAATGCTAACACCATCATCAGACATCTCCAGGTCACTCAGAAGCAGAAGTGCTGTGTGTGGCACAGTAGAGTGCTCAGCAACCATCTCTTTTGGACGCAGCGCTGCGAAGAAAGCCAGGTTGAATACTGCCCGAAATAAGACATAttcatagttgttgttgttgcacacACTTTCAATGGTCCCCATCAGGGATCTCAGGGTCTCTATGGTTAGTGGACGCCAGCTTTCCCTTTCAATTCTTTGCCTCAGCACGCCGGCCACCATACGAGCAGTGAGGAAGTCCTGAAAAGGATTCTGGAAATTGAACATGTCAGAGATATGGGAAAGTGCTCCTAAGTACATTGTTATTTTGGGTGAAGATATGCCTGAGGAATCCATAGCCTCCACGAACCCTCTGATCTGGTCAACTGGAATTGGCCAGGATGAAGGCAGTCCTCTTTCTTCACGGAAAGCAATGAAGCGACGCAAGCCCCGGCTGTAGGCTTTCCAGATTGTGGGATGCCCTGTACGCTCCACTGTTCGCAATACTCTCAGAGACCACAGGTGCCAGGCATGTTGTCCAGGGGCAGGGTGGGCTTGACTTCTAGGAAGAGGCTCTCCTTGAAGGACACAGAACGAAATTAAGACCCATCAGCAACAGTTCATAGGAAACACAAAATAAATTATTATACAACTTTGAAAGCCCTACAGTGTTAATCAATTGGtcttttggattatttatttgtttgttttacattttatatcccacttttcctccaagaagcccagagcggtgtactacatacttaggtttctccttacaacaaccctgtgaagtaggttaggctgagagagaagtgactggcccagagttacccagctagtatcatggctgaatggggatttgaactcagagtctccccggtcctagtccagcactctagccactacaccacgctggctccctggaTTAAAACCAGGGAGCCAAACCATTAAAGATTTAGATACTGTTCCAGCTCATGTTCAATACCTTCAACTTTCCAGTTCAGGTTCAGAGACATTCATACAGTTCAGCATGCTACCCTGGGATGCATGCTGACTGTTCATCCTGCATTTGTTCCTCTTGAGCTCAAGAGTCACCATCACACCTAAGAATTGCACAGTCACTGCAGCAATAAGCCTCCCATTATTTGCAGTGTGAAGCttgggcttgctgctgctgtagctgcacAATTAAGAGCAACAGAACATCCCTCAACTCAAGAGAAGACAAATGCAGTTTGGAGATGAACAAAAACagtacacacaccccaaccctTCTTCTAGAGGAGGCAACCTATGCTGTATATCAGTTACTAATTTTAATCAGCAACTCAGTAACTGCTCTATATGAAATGTATTCTAAGCCAGTTTCAAGCCCTTTTGCTTACAAAATCTGAAAGGGGTGTTCAGTAATATGTTGGtaaacagagagagggagattgAGGTTGGTTTTACATTCCCAGCCATACTACCTACATTAGTGTAGCATCATGATTGTTTTGTTGGCATTTAACTGCAATTCTTCtctaggcttttttaaaaagttacttttCCTGAAAacctaaatttaaaaaaccattgaaTGCAACAATTTTCAATATTTCTGGGAAGAAAGAATCCTCTAGGCTTGATGGCCAGAGAACACACTTTAGGCTCAGCTTAAAGAGAAGACTTAAAATAAAAGCAGTCAAGTTATTATTACTTGGTTTTCATACCCATTTCCATCTCCCCACCTGCAAACTCATTAGGGCTCACTAAATATCCCTCTCCCATCTTTCAGCTAGGACCCTATCCTAACTTAAAGGAAAAGTAACTTACTCTGCTCAGAATGAAAAGGAAATAATCTTGCAGGAAGCCTTGGAAACAGTCCGTGGGTGGGAAGTTTCTACTTGAGCCCTGCCTACCAGTCTACTGCTCTTCAAATCACTCATTAGGAAAACATTCCTGTTGTATGTAGCTGAGCCCTCACCACGCCTTAGAAGAGAGAAAATGAgtgcaggagtgtagctaggggagaggggggccatgttcacccctctccagggtggagctggggggggggcagattctttgaacccatccactcaattatagctatacccctgtatGAGTGTCCAATTATTGAACCACTTATTGCTTCTTTTGGTTGGGGTTCAAGTCAACCTTGAGATTTTCAGTTCAAGTTCAGTGCTTGCTTACTGAAAGAACTCTTAATCTGTTTTGGCGTTTGGCTTGACTCCCTAATTAGATTGCACTATTAAGGGAGTGCACTAATGAGGCAGCAATTCAACAGTAACTGCGTTTAAGAGATCGTTAATTAGTACAACAGTTTCCAAAAGGTCATTGAAgtgccatttcccccttctcacacacaaaagaaatgtcTTTTCTAAGAAGGTGTCTGCTGTAACTGTGTACTTGATCTAATCATGCAACATTATGTTGATTGGGGAGAAAGAGTAAATTTTCTTAACCAGATTACAGCCCCAATTATGTAGACACAACTACTCTGCATAACAGAAGGGAGTGAGCTCCTGAGAGAAAGAGGCCAGGACAAGAAATGTATTCCTCTCAAGTTTGAAAGCTGTGCTAATGCAGCTGCTGAATCTATATGACTGTTTTAATGATGCCGAagatgggagatggcaatggtaagcccctaccaagaaaaccacagggctctatggtcaccaggaatcaacactgcacaacctttcctttaatGATGCCGAACCTCCTAAGGCTGTTTTTGTACCCAGCTCCAGGACCTCAGGGGGAATGCATTAGAGAGAAAGACGACTAGATTTCCCAACATGTATGCATgcagagagccacctaatggcacagcggggaaccAACCTGCCTAGAGAGAGCCAGTAGagagagtagtggttagagtgctggactaggaccggggagacccgaactgtgttcaaatccccattcagccatgagactagctgggtgattctgggccagtcacgtctctctcagcctaacctacttcacagggtcgttgtgaggagaaactttagtatgtagtacactgctctgggctccttggaggaaaagtgggatataaaaaatgaaataaataaataataaataaatagagagcaggaggctgttggtttgagtCTCTGctctgttggtttgaatcccaaaatatgggaaactcaggctgcagcgatataggaaagtatataggaaagtgctgaaaggcatcatctcatactgcgcgggagaaggcacaacctttcctttcatgCATGGGGAGACCAggacattctttaaaaaatattattattaattcaatatttatactacccttccaaaaatggctcagggcagtttacacagagaaatatcaaacaaataagatggaaccctgtacccaaagggctcacaatctaaaaagcaacataagatagacaccagcaacaaatggaagtactgtctgggggtggatagggccagttactctcctcctgctaaataaagagaatcaccattttaagaGGTTCACAAAAGTTATAAGGGAAAAGTAGTTTTACTGCTGAAGAGGTGGGAGGAGTGCTTTTGTCACATACTGGTAAACATCTTGCTACAAAATAATCTCCCACTttgtagaatatatatatatacacacacagcaaTCTTGAGTATGATAAAGCGTGACCTGCCAATGTTTCCAATTTAATCTTCCATACAAATTGGCCCTGAATCTCAGTTGGGAAAGATAGGGatacaagcttttttttttttctttctttttttaccatTCCCCATTTCAGTGGATTTTTGTGCTAGCAAAACGGGGAGTTTACCACTTTCAAAGAACTTAAAAATTAGTAGATGAGATTATGCAACCCAATCCTGTCCAGGCACAATTATTCACAAGTTAAATCATACAGAGTTCAATCAATAGGACGATCCAAAGCCAAAGTCCCATGTGCCCTTACTGGAAAATGAATCCTCTTAAATTAAACTGGATGTACAGGCTGGAAAGGTTAGTTTAGCAGCTTTTCACCGTGGAAAGCTGGTGATAAACGAACTTTTCCCACCTTATTTTCCCCAAGCAGCTAACCAATTACCAAATGGCACTTAAGTAACGGACCCGGTAAGGTTCTTGGGCGAGAGCTGAACGTTCTTTCCATTCTTAAGGCAACAAAACCTCGTTTCTCTCAACCCAACCCGTTTCTCCCATGCCTATAAAATACTGATGTTTGTGCTTTAAGCTATTTACCATTTAGTAACTCATATCAATGTTCAATAAAATGGAAAGTCAGGACGACATTTTGGCTGAGAATAGAGCAAAATATTTCTAAACCTTTGACGCCATGCAGACGGCAAGCCTCCGAAAAACACCACAGCGGGTTAGGGGGATTTTACTTCCAATTAAACATACACAGGAtcaacacacccacccacaataGTTTATCAAAACAGATTGCTCTGGTCGTGTTTTCAATCCTAAACACACACGCGGTGCGACCCGAACTTGGAAATAAGCTCCGTAAACTTAAACGGGTTTACTTCAATTTCATACATCTTTAGAAttgtggggtgtttttgttttgtttttttttttaaaacgatGTGACGTCATTTGAAAGAGTTGGGAAAGAGCAGCCGAAGGAGACCAGGGCAGGAATGGGAGGGGGTGCCCGGGATAATTCTAACGGCATCAACTGGCTTCCCGGAGCCATGTGCTCTGCGAAGGAAGGCTACAGCTACCACCCGGTAACCTTTAAGATTTTTTAATGAAGTAAAACAAGAGGCACGGTGGTGGTGCAAGCCTTAGATCGAAAAAATGGAGCCGAAGAGGGAGATTAATTCGGTCCCACCGTTCCACGCAGCCACCCCGGCGCTCTATCTTCGTCTTACACACTTCAATTTGTAGCGCATATACTTTAAACAAACAAGATCGCGGGGAGAGTCCCTCAAAAATACTTATTTCTTTCAGAAGCAGGCAAGTTCGGATCGGGGCCACGAGCAGGAAGCATCTTACCCTTGCCTAAGCCCCCCTCTAACGGCTCTACCGCTACTACCCAGCGGCCGGCGCCGAAGAAAAGGGCAGAAAACCGAGACGGGGAATTATCAACGGGGGGAACTGCGAGCGAGCGCCCTCTACTGCACACCCCGCCCACATCCAAATTACTGGGCTGCTTTCGGAACACGAGCACTTAAACCGACCTCAGAGCAGCTCACTTTCCGCGCATGCCCAAGAGCCTACAGCCCGCCCCACCAGGCGACGCAGTGACGGGGCTAGCCCTCTGCGCATGCGGCTCAGGTTTGAGCGCTTACCGTTTGCCTCTCTGCGTCGTCCTCCTCCGCGTGCTTCTCCTCCAGGAGATCGAGCCGGCTCGCTTCCATTTTCTCCAAGCAGAACCGCTTCTCCCGGCTCCAGGACGAAGGCATCGTCTTCCAAGAGGCAGGAGGCGGTAGCCGCGGGTCCTCCTCGGTGGCTGGGCAGCCTCGCTGCAGCCGGGAAATGGTCAGCCCCCTCTGCCGCTGCTCCCGGCTGGCGGGAATCTGCCTGACGGGGACGGGAAAGGAAAGCATCTCCCAGCCGTCGCAAGCCGGGCTCCTTGGCTAGTAGCATCATCATTTCCCAGA carries:
- the LOC128328232 gene encoding uncharacterized protein LOC128328232 — protein: MNDASNQPQRPLDLNIHFWEMMMLLAKEPGLRRLGDAFLSRPRQADSRQPGAAAEGADHFPAAARLPSHRGGPAATASCLLEDDAFVLEPGEAVLLGENGSEPARSPGGEARGGGRRREANGEPLPRSQAHPAPGQHAWHLWSLRVLRTVERTGHPTIWKAYSRGLRRFIAFREERGLPSSWPIPVDQIRGFVEAMDSSGISSPKITMYLGALSHISDMFNFQNPFQDFLTARMVAGVLRQRIERESWRPLTIETLRSLMGTIESVCNNNNYEYVLFRAVFNLAFFAALRPKEMVAEHSTVPHTALLLLSDLEMSDDGVSILRNVVETSVVHLRFSRDQWLCPVQALHDYLAVRPQGEGPLFMYGNKELLTRERFLAVFSAALRVLGLPPEQYSIHSFWLGSVVTTVRYRFPQEIIFHLARWPCRRIPSD